The following proteins are encoded in a genomic region of Maniola jurtina chromosome 17, ilManJurt1.1, whole genome shotgun sequence:
- the LOC123873944 gene encoding probable ribonuclease ZC3H12D isoform X1 has translation MSKEPQLFISVPRSCLTEFYSKYLNLVETFYYVTLSENKSGDTSEKPEFVYFNVIFNLNPADSNINPRELVDRIQKYVESSLGWAGERGEDSSYDSECDDDGGHRAASRTPSDTLAAEFAEYVTLAPPPPQPNQAKIEFAVKLGYSERQARTALQRLGPDPPRNELLAELINLAAKRPPRLPSPPPPAEPELMPERAPLRHIVIDGSNVAMSHGNKEVFSCRGIEICVDWFRARGHKEITVFVPKWRKEASRPDNPVADRDALERLERNRVLVYTPSRLLGGKRLICYDDRYILRLAAETDGIVVSNDNYRDLAAESPEFRKVVEERLLMFSFVNDRFMPPDDPLGRSGPTLDAFLRAPPSRCDPPPACPYGRKCTYGNKCKYHHPERAGRPHKSVAEKLSERAARKARDLHTLSLPPSGRPADNKKPLARAHSATPRLADASLVTHFDRAQIPGPSQPLPDPNPHRKLERQLTLNPNCDPRLHASAARVSSAPVGAAGAIAPQMAGMSLSPCASEGALQHWEARRRMHFHLAGIFPEAQVAEAMATYPDETDPQKMCAILLDRYRPSEATLPRPTH, from the exons ATGTCAAAAGAACCGCAGCTGTTCATATCAGTTCCTCGATCGTGCCTTACCGAGTTTTATAGTAAATACCTTAATTTGGTGGAAACTTTTTACTATGTTACGCTTTCGGAAAATAAAAGTGGGGACACGAGTGAAAAGCCAGAGTTCGTGTACTTtaatgttatatttaatttgaaTCCAGCCGACAGTAATATAAATCCTCGCGAACTTGTCGACCGGATACAG AAATATGTGGAGTCGTCGTTAGGATGGGCCGGTGAACGCGGCGAGGATTCGAGCTACGACTCGGAGTGCGACGATGACGGCGGCCACCGCGCCGCCTCGCGCACTCCCTCCGACACTCTCGCGGCGGAGTTCGCAGAGTACGTCACTCTCGCACCGCCACCGCCACAGCCGAACCAG GCTAAAATCGAGTTCGCGGTGAAACTGGGTTACTCTGAACGGCAAGCCAGGACCGCTCTGCAGCGCCTGGGCCCTGATCCTCCTCGGAATGAGTTGTTGGCTGAGCTCATCAACCTCGCTGCGAAGAGGCCTCCGCGCTTGCCTtccccgccgccgcccgccgagCCCGAGCTCATGCCCGAGCGCGCGCCGCTCAGGCACATCGTCATAGATGGCAGCAATGTTGCTATGAG TCACGGAAATAAGGAGGTGTTCTCATGCAGAGGTATCGAAATATGTGTGGACTGGTTTCGAGCACGAGGTCATAAAGAAATTACGGTGTTTGTACCGAAATGGCGAAAAGAAGCTTCCCGACCCGATAACCCAGTAGCCGATCGAGACGCCCTGGAACGTCTCGAACGAAATCGCGTACTCGTCTACACCCCCAGTCGCCTCTTAGGCGGAAAACGACTTATTTGCTACGATGATAGATACATCTTACGACTCGCGGCCGAAACGGACGGAATAGTCGTTTCGAACGATAACTATAGGGACCTCGCCGCAGAGAGCCCTGAATTCCGTAAGGTCGTCGAGGAGCGACTGCTAATGTTTTCGTTTGTTAACGACAGATTTATGCCACCCGATGACCCTCTAGGGCGATCGGGTCCCACGTTGGACGCTTTTCTCCGAGCGCCCCCCTCCCGCTGCGATCCACCCCCCGCGTGCCCCTACGGCCGCAAGTGCACGTACGGAAATAAATGCAAATACCACCACCCCGAACGAGCGGGGCGACCGCACAAATCGGTTGCAGAGAAACTATCGGAACGGGCAGCACGCAAAGCGCGCGATTTGCACACGTTGAGTCTTCCTCCGAGCGGCAGGCCCGCCGATAACAAGAAACCGCTGGCCCGAGCCCATTCTGCAACGCCGCGATTGGCTGACGCTAGTCTCGTCACGCATTTCGACCGTGCTCAAATCCCGGGACCTTCGCAGCCTCTGCCAGATCCAAATCCACACCGAAAGCTTGAGCGACAACTCACACTAAACCCGAACTGTGACCCGAGACTTCACGCCTCCGCCGCGCGCGTGTCGTCAGCCCCGGTCGGCGCAGCGGGCGCTATCGCTCCACAGATGGCGGGAATGTCTCTTTCACCTTGCGCTTCCGAAGGGGCTCTTCAGCATTGGGAAGCGAGGCGACGGATGCACTTCCACCTCGCGGGAATTTTCCCTGAAGCACAAGTTGCGGAGGCGATGGCCACTTACCCGGACGAAACGGACCCTCAAAAAATGTGCGCGATTCTTCTAGACCGGTACAGACCCAGCGAGGCCACCTTGCCGCGGCCGACGCATTGA
- the LOC123873944 gene encoding probable ribonuclease ZC3H12B isoform X2, which yields MYAIDNSQKYVESSLGWAGERGEDSSYDSECDDDGGHRAASRTPSDTLAAEFAEYVTLAPPPPQPNQAKIEFAVKLGYSERQARTALQRLGPDPPRNELLAELINLAAKRPPRLPSPPPPAEPELMPERAPLRHIVIDGSNVAMSHGNKEVFSCRGIEICVDWFRARGHKEITVFVPKWRKEASRPDNPVADRDALERLERNRVLVYTPSRLLGGKRLICYDDRYILRLAAETDGIVVSNDNYRDLAAESPEFRKVVEERLLMFSFVNDRFMPPDDPLGRSGPTLDAFLRAPPSRCDPPPACPYGRKCTYGNKCKYHHPERAGRPHKSVAEKLSERAARKARDLHTLSLPPSGRPADNKKPLARAHSATPRLADASLVTHFDRAQIPGPSQPLPDPNPHRKLERQLTLNPNCDPRLHASAARVSSAPVGAAGAIAPQMAGMSLSPCASEGALQHWEARRRMHFHLAGIFPEAQVAEAMATYPDETDPQKMCAILLDRYRPSEATLPRPTH from the exons ATGTACGCGATTGACAACTCCCAG AAATATGTGGAGTCGTCGTTAGGATGGGCCGGTGAACGCGGCGAGGATTCGAGCTACGACTCGGAGTGCGACGATGACGGCGGCCACCGCGCCGCCTCGCGCACTCCCTCCGACACTCTCGCGGCGGAGTTCGCAGAGTACGTCACTCTCGCACCGCCACCGCCACAGCCGAACCAG GCTAAAATCGAGTTCGCGGTGAAACTGGGTTACTCTGAACGGCAAGCCAGGACCGCTCTGCAGCGCCTGGGCCCTGATCCTCCTCGGAATGAGTTGTTGGCTGAGCTCATCAACCTCGCTGCGAAGAGGCCTCCGCGCTTGCCTtccccgccgccgcccgccgagCCCGAGCTCATGCCCGAGCGCGCGCCGCTCAGGCACATCGTCATAGATGGCAGCAATGTTGCTATGAG TCACGGAAATAAGGAGGTGTTCTCATGCAGAGGTATCGAAATATGTGTGGACTGGTTTCGAGCACGAGGTCATAAAGAAATTACGGTGTTTGTACCGAAATGGCGAAAAGAAGCTTCCCGACCCGATAACCCAGTAGCCGATCGAGACGCCCTGGAACGTCTCGAACGAAATCGCGTACTCGTCTACACCCCCAGTCGCCTCTTAGGCGGAAAACGACTTATTTGCTACGATGATAGATACATCTTACGACTCGCGGCCGAAACGGACGGAATAGTCGTTTCGAACGATAACTATAGGGACCTCGCCGCAGAGAGCCCTGAATTCCGTAAGGTCGTCGAGGAGCGACTGCTAATGTTTTCGTTTGTTAACGACAGATTTATGCCACCCGATGACCCTCTAGGGCGATCGGGTCCCACGTTGGACGCTTTTCTCCGAGCGCCCCCCTCCCGCTGCGATCCACCCCCCGCGTGCCCCTACGGCCGCAAGTGCACGTACGGAAATAAATGCAAATACCACCACCCCGAACGAGCGGGGCGACCGCACAAATCGGTTGCAGAGAAACTATCGGAACGGGCAGCACGCAAAGCGCGCGATTTGCACACGTTGAGTCTTCCTCCGAGCGGCAGGCCCGCCGATAACAAGAAACCGCTGGCCCGAGCCCATTCTGCAACGCCGCGATTGGCTGACGCTAGTCTCGTCACGCATTTCGACCGTGCTCAAATCCCGGGACCTTCGCAGCCTCTGCCAGATCCAAATCCACACCGAAAGCTTGAGCGACAACTCACACTAAACCCGAACTGTGACCCGAGACTTCACGCCTCCGCCGCGCGCGTGTCGTCAGCCCCGGTCGGCGCAGCGGGCGCTATCGCTCCACAGATGGCGGGAATGTCTCTTTCACCTTGCGCTTCCGAAGGGGCTCTTCAGCATTGGGAAGCGAGGCGACGGATGCACTTCCACCTCGCGGGAATTTTCCCTGAAGCACAAGTTGCGGAGGCGATGGCCACTTACCCGGACGAAACGGACCCTCAAAAAATGTGCGCGATTCTTCTAGACCGGTACAGACCCAGCGAGGCCACCTTGCCGCGGCCGACGCATTGA
- the LOC123873949 gene encoding early boundary activity protein 1-like, with protein MTHFAVKSELDAAQALLDLQSDLREIINNGHDDVRDRRVENMESSTAIAQMMSSYMGTKVMHHPHTSTPKLQYLPKGFKELTRERTLTTPKQFYDQGTQTDFDLHIPEIEKMETIIKELSAKIETLEKQLKEKNLETSSLTASFERTSVSSEENSEAQCIRKPTKRKRNLTSTIDFGSLRVFDPTYYKRDASLPHDELTKYNDCKRDVTPKNDLKRKTDLVPIGDGNAEVPARLIKNLDWTSYTSATRKLLTAVFTRKVLATHSLTGKPSPAFPDKPAKKKLDPVLVNDIVQTVVEKCRVPENVVRTSITTKCADESKMFRTRQQNKKKRKSLKKENISPSIDSDDSYSFN; from the exons ATGACCCACTTCGCTGTCAAATCCGAATTGGATGCCGCACAAGCCTTATTGGATCTACAAAGTGATCTACgcgaaattattaataatggtcATG ATGACGTGCGTGACCGCAGGGTGGAAAATATGGAGTCTTCGACGGCAATTGCACAAATGATGAGCAGTTATATGGGGACTAAG gtGATGCATCATCCTCATACGAGTACTCCAAAACTTCAATATCTACCAAAAGGCTTTAAAGAATTAACTAGAGAAAGAACACTTACGACACCCAAACAATTCTACGACCAGGGAACCCAGACTGACTTTGATCTACACATACCGGAAATTGAAAAGATGGAAACCATTATAAAAGAGCTGTCTGCTAAAATTGAGACCTTAGAAAAACAACTAAAAGAGAAAAATCTTGaaacatcatcacttaccgcctcCTTTGAGCGTACGTCTGTTTCGAGCGAAGAAAACTCAGAGGCTCAATGTATTAGGAAACCCACCAAGCGGAAAAGAAATCTGACAAGTACTATTGACTTT GGTTCCTTAAGAGTCTTTGATCCAACTTATTATAAGCGTGACGCTTCATTACCACATGATGAACTGACTAAATATAACGATTGCAAGAGAGACGTGACACCTAAGAATGACTTAAAGAGAAAAACCGACTTG GTTCCCATTGGAGACGGCAATGCGGAAGTGCCAGCACGTCTAATAAAGAATTTGGACTGGACATCTTACACAAGTGCTACGCGAAAATTATTGACAGCAGTCTTTACAAGAAA AGTGCTCGCAACTCACTCTCTGACTGGGAAACCTTCTCCTGCTTTTCCGGACAAACCTGCTAAAAAGAAACTCGACCCGGTGCTCGTGAACGACATTGTCCAAACAGTGGTGGAAAAGTGTCGTGTGCCTGAAAATGTTGTCCG AACGAGTATAACAACCAAATGCGCTGACGAAAGCAAAATGTTCCGAACCCGTCaacagaacaaaaaaaagcgGAAGTCgttgaaaaaagaaaatatatcgCCCTCTATTGATTCAGATGATTCATATTCTTTCAATTAA